The Saccharopolyspora gloriosae genome window below encodes:
- a CDS encoding radical SAM protein yields MGTNTDPYQRAEGKYRLMREIIAALRDRANPFSVLTKGTLILRDLDLLRQAAEVAPVSVAVSLGSLQEQVWRAVEPGAPSPLRRLDVVRRLADAGVGCSVMMAPILPGLSDTPEQLDETVAALVGAGATSITPLVLHLRPGAREWYHAWLSRERPELLPLYERLYRNGAYAPKSYQDGVVERVRAAQRRHGMRTPREGTGFRIAGEERVPEGSGQLALL; encoded by the coding sequence ATGGGCACCAACACCGACCCGTACCAGCGCGCCGAGGGCAAGTACCGCCTGATGCGGGAGATCATCGCCGCGCTGCGGGACCGGGCGAACCCGTTCTCCGTGCTGACCAAGGGCACGTTGATCTTGCGCGACCTGGACCTGCTGCGGCAGGCGGCCGAGGTGGCCCCGGTGTCGGTGGCGGTGTCCCTCGGGTCCTTGCAGGAGCAGGTGTGGCGGGCGGTGGAGCCGGGTGCGCCCTCGCCGCTGCGGCGGCTGGACGTGGTGCGCCGGCTGGCGGACGCGGGCGTGGGGTGCTCGGTGATGATGGCGCCGATCCTGCCGGGGCTCAGCGACACGCCGGAGCAGCTGGACGAGACGGTCGCGGCGCTGGTGGGTGCGGGCGCCACGAGCATCACTCCGCTGGTGCTGCACCTGAGACCGGGTGCGCGGGAGTGGTATCACGCCTGGCTGAGCCGGGAGCGGCCGGAGCTGCTGCCGTTGTACGAGCGGCTCTACCGCAACGGTGCCTACGCGCCGAAGTCCTACCAGGACGGCGTGGTCGAGCGGGTGCGCGCAGCGCAGCGACGGCACGGGATGCGGACGCCGCGGGAGGGGACGGGTTTCCGGATCGCGGGGGAGGAGCGGGTGCCGGAGGGCTCCGGTCAGCTCGCGCTGCTGTGA